A single Prevotella sp. E15-22 DNA region contains:
- a CDS encoding deoxynucleoside kinase — MHIAIAGNIGSGKTTLTKMLAHRYGWTPRFEPVDNNPYLEDFYADMKRWSFNLQIYFLNKRFKEVVEIANSKDTIIQDRTIFEDACIFAPNLHGQGMMSDRDFANYKDLFDLMMSLVKLPDLMIYIRSSIPTLVAQIQKRGREYEQTMRLDYLEGLSRRYEDWIATYKGQLIVIDGDHCKFGDNPEHFKQVTDMIDAKLFGLFPME; from the coding sequence ATGCACATTGCAATAGCTGGAAACATTGGAAGTGGTAAGACCACGCTCACAAAGATGCTGGCCCATCGTTATGGATGGACGCCTAGGTTTGAACCCGTTGACAATAACCCGTATCTGGAGGACTTCTATGCCGACATGAAACGTTGGTCGTTCAATCTTCAGATTTATTTCCTGAACAAGCGTTTCAAGGAGGTGGTGGAGATTGCCAACTCTAAAGATACGATTATTCAGGACCGTACGATCTTTGAGGATGCTTGTATCTTTGCACCCAACCTGCATGGACAAGGGATGATGAGCGATCGCGACTTTGCCAACTATAAGGACTTGTTCGACCTGATGATGTCGCTGGTGAAATTGCCCGACTTGATGATATACATCCGTTCGAGTATTCCCACACTGGTGGCACAGATTCAGAAGCGTGGGCGTGAATACGAGCAGACCATGCGACTGGATTATCTGGAGGGCTTGAGTAGACGCTATGAGGACTGGATTGCTACGTACAAAGGACAGCTCATTGTGATTGACGGCGACCACTGTAAGTTTGGTGATAATCCTGAGCACTTCAAGCAGGTGACTGATATGATTGACGCAAAGCTATTCGGACTCTTTCCGATGGAATAG
- a CDS encoding glycoside hydrolase family 3 protein: MKKGLLLTSLFAIMAFSTVKAQVYLDAKAPIEERVKDALSRMTVHEKIQILHAQSKFTSAGVPRLGIRQLNMDDGPHGVREELLWNSWSPAKWTNDYVVAFPSLTCLAATWNRDLSAVYGNAISEEFAFRGKDMLLGPGVNIQRTPLNGRAFEYMGEDPYLAGEMVVPYIQSVQKNGVACCLKHFVLNDQEIDRFAVNVNVSERAMREIYLYPFKKAVDEAHVWSIMGSYNLWKNVHCCHNDELLNGILKKEWNWDGALVSDWGGTTNTQEAVFGGLDIEMGTFTDGKLRESEFTYDDYYLAKPFEKLIQEGKVPMSVLDEKAARVLRVIFRTAMNPNKVIGSQCSEAHYEACRQIGEEGIVLLKNEKNILPLNAFSYKKVLVVGENATRSLTQGGGSSELKTLKDEAPLDALKRYFTLNGNGVDYAQGYASGRAIYDRVDRVNPEEQARLKAEALEKAKDADLIVFIGGLNKNTRQDCENGDRESYDLSFGQNELITELAKIQPNTIVVTFGGNPYATPWLSQVKALVHCWYLGSESGNALVNVLTGKVNPSGKLPVTFAQKYEDYPYVKYGKEAYPGVNKQVYYKEDVFVGYRGFELNKVKALFPFGFGLSYTTFQYGKPVVRIDNDVITVEAAITNTGKMAGKEIAQVYVSAPKNKQMEKPVKELKAFAKTRLLQPGESQTVRMSMKKSDLASWSEASHGWQLDAGTYTIQIGASSADIRSKTTIKL; encoded by the coding sequence ATGAAAAAAGGACTATTACTAACGTCGCTTTTCGCGATAATGGCGTTTTCAACAGTAAAAGCGCAGGTTTATCTTGACGCGAAAGCACCTATTGAAGAACGTGTGAAGGATGCGCTGAGTCGCATGACGGTTCATGAGAAAATTCAGATTCTGCATGCGCAGAGCAAGTTCACGTCGGCGGGCGTGCCTCGTCTTGGCATTCGTCAGTTGAATATGGATGATGGACCTCATGGCGTGCGCGAGGAACTGCTGTGGAACTCATGGAGTCCTGCGAAATGGACGAATGACTATGTGGTGGCTTTCCCATCACTCACGTGTCTGGCTGCTACTTGGAACCGTGACCTTTCGGCGGTCTATGGTAATGCTATCAGCGAGGAGTTTGCTTTCCGTGGCAAGGATATGCTGCTTGGCCCAGGCGTGAACATCCAGCGTACACCACTCAATGGTCGTGCCTTTGAATATATGGGCGAGGATCCATATCTGGCTGGCGAGATGGTGGTGCCTTATATCCAATCGGTACAGAAGAATGGTGTGGCTTGCTGCCTGAAGCATTTCGTACTGAACGATCAGGAGATAGATCGCTTTGCTGTCAATGTTAACGTATCGGAGAGGGCCATGCGCGAGATTTATCTCTATCCTTTCAAAAAGGCTGTTGATGAGGCTCATGTGTGGAGTATCATGGGCTCTTATAACTTGTGGAAAAATGTGCATTGCTGTCATAATGATGAGTTGCTGAACGGTATACTGAAGAAAGAGTGGAACTGGGATGGTGCTCTGGTGAGCGACTGGGGTGGCACGACGAATACGCAAGAGGCTGTCTTTGGCGGCTTGGATATTGAGATGGGTACCTTTACGGATGGTAAACTCAGGGAGAGCGAGTTTACATATGATGATTATTATCTGGCTAAGCCCTTTGAGAAGCTTATTCAAGAGGGAAAGGTGCCTATGTCTGTGCTCGACGAGAAGGCTGCACGTGTGTTGCGTGTCATCTTCCGAACGGCGATGAATCCCAACAAAGTGATTGGCTCACAGTGTAGCGAGGCTCACTATGAGGCTTGTCGTCAGATTGGTGAGGAGGGTATCGTCTTGCTGAAGAACGAGAAAAATATTCTGCCGTTAAATGCTTTTAGCTATAAGAAGGTGCTGGTTGTGGGTGAGAATGCTACACGATCGTTGACGCAGGGTGGTGGTTCTTCTGAGTTGAAGACTTTGAAAGATGAGGCACCCTTGGATGCTTTGAAGCGTTACTTCACGCTTAATGGTAATGGTGTGGACTATGCGCAGGGTTATGCTTCTGGTCGTGCTATTTACGACCGCGTGGATAGGGTTAATCCTGAAGAGCAGGCTCGACTGAAGGCTGAGGCTTTGGAAAAAGCTAAGGATGCTGATTTGATTGTTTTCATTGGTGGACTGAATAAGAACACGCGTCAGGACTGCGAGAATGGCGATCGCGAGTCGTATGACCTTTCTTTTGGCCAGAATGAGTTGATCACAGAACTGGCTAAGATTCAACCTAACACGATTGTGGTGACCTTTGGCGGTAATCCGTATGCCACGCCCTGGCTCTCTCAGGTGAAGGCTCTGGTTCACTGCTGGTATTTGGGCAGTGAGTCGGGTAATGCACTTGTTAATGTGCTGACGGGTAAGGTTAACCCCAGTGGCAAACTGCCTGTGACGTTTGCTCAGAAATATGAGGATTATCCTTATGTGAAGTATGGGAAGGAGGCCTATCCTGGCGTGAACAAACAGGTTTATTACAAGGAGGATGTCTTCGTGGGCTATCGTGGCTTTGAACTCAATAAGGTGAAGGCTCTTTTCCCCTTCGGATTTGGTTTGAGCTACACGACGTTCCAGTATGGGAAGCCTGTTGTTCGTATTGATAATGATGTGATTACTGTTGAGGCTGCTATCACGAATACGGGTAAGATGGCTGGCAAGGAAATTGCTCAGGTCTATGTCTCTGCTCCCAAAAACAAGCAGATGGAGAAGCCTGTAAAGGAACTGAAGGCCTTTGCCAAGACACGTCTGTTGCAGCCTGGCGAGAGTCAAACGGTTCGTATGTCAATGAAGAAGTCTGATTTGGCTTCTTGGAGTGAGGCTTCGCATGGATGGCAGTTGGACGCTGGCACTTATACCATTCAAATTGGAGCTAGTAGTGCCGATATTCGTAGTAAGACTACGATTAAACTGTGA
- a CDS encoding TIM-barrel domain-containing protein, with product MKRLKILIFFICALSLSAVAATVEKKGHVVTIRPDGGQAKVIRLEVMNDNIIRVRATSKDELPVKPQSLIVVKQQLPAKGSYSIEEDAETVRVKARNVSAVVSKKTGHVEYFDRKNASLANEDCKRFWDFRVPERELGIKGGKQPTEEQKHGLSWQLTFENNQGEKSFYGLGQHQSEEFNMRGKNEDLFQYNTKVSIPFVLATDKATNSCYGLLWDAYSYCRFGNPNDYMQLNCAFKLYDKQGREGHLTGTYVDARGRRLVRDEDSIYYEYGTPEKSEIALKTDNGGIKNLPKGFSLAGANVVYEGFIEAPQTNSYQFILYYAGYIKVYIDGKEVVPERWRTAWNPNAYKFEAQLTSRMKTHLRIEWQPDGGESYCGLRVAEPRSLAERNALTIWCEMAKDMDYYFIAGQNLDEVISGYRTLTGKASLYPKWALGFWQSRERYKTQDELVSTLAEFRKRQIPIDNIVQDWNYWPEDQWGSHEFEASRYPHPQQMLDSVHQMHGRFMISVWPKFYVNTDNYKELDAKGWMYNQSPTDDIHDWVGRGYKNGFYDAYDPEARKVFWRQMDEKLYTGLSKKQSLTSMVDAWWMDASEPNVRDCTPMWYRKALCGPTALGTSTEYFNAYSLVNADAIYQGQRSVWKGRSDEPRVFLLTRSGFAGLQRYSTATWSGDIGTRWEDMRAQMTAGLNYSLSGVPFWGMDQGGFCVENRYVRAQQLFDRTGQENEDLKEWRELQTRWNQFGAFIPLFRSHGQWPLREIWNIAPDNHPAYQSFVYYDRLRYQLMPYVYSLAGWAHFKDYTLMRALVMDFQTDQNVESIGNQWMFGPALMACPVGYYKARNRSVYFPRQCGWYNLYTGEKVIDADPIASASNEGRQLVVDAPYERIPVFVREGAIIPFGPAMQWSDEKPAELIHLYVYAGQDGEFQLYEDEGTNYNYEKGKYATIDIRYDDSRKTLSFGQRKGSFKGMLKDRRFNIVYIDKDHARELNLDNPVGQMVKYSGKEMIVSIQ from the coding sequence ATGAAACGACTGAAAATCCTGATTTTTTTTATTTGTGCCTTGTCTCTTTCTGCGGTGGCTGCCACCGTGGAAAAGAAAGGGCATGTCGTTACGATTCGTCCTGATGGTGGCCAGGCAAAGGTGATTCGACTGGAGGTGATGAATGACAATATCATCCGTGTAAGGGCCACGTCGAAAGACGAACTGCCTGTGAAGCCGCAGAGTCTGATTGTCGTGAAGCAACAGTTGCCTGCCAAGGGGAGCTACTCGATAGAGGAGGATGCTGAGACGGTAAGGGTGAAGGCCAGGAACGTTAGTGCTGTGGTTAGCAAGAAAACAGGACATGTTGAATACTTCGACAGGAAGAACGCGAGTCTGGCTAACGAAGACTGCAAGCGGTTCTGGGATTTTCGTGTGCCTGAGCGAGAGTTGGGCATAAAAGGAGGAAAGCAGCCTACTGAGGAGCAGAAGCACGGCTTGTCGTGGCAGTTGACATTTGAGAACAATCAGGGCGAAAAGTCCTTCTATGGCTTGGGACAGCACCAGTCGGAGGAGTTTAACATGAGGGGCAAGAACGAGGACCTCTTTCAGTATAACACGAAGGTGTCGATTCCTTTTGTGCTCGCCACCGACAAAGCTACTAACAGTTGTTACGGACTGTTGTGGGATGCCTATTCGTATTGTCGTTTTGGTAATCCCAATGACTATATGCAGTTGAACTGTGCCTTCAAACTCTATGATAAACAGGGTAGGGAAGGGCATCTGACGGGTACTTATGTAGATGCTCGAGGAAGAAGGCTGGTGCGCGACGAGGACTCTATCTATTATGAATATGGGACGCCTGAGAAGTCGGAGATTGCCTTGAAGACTGACAATGGCGGCATCAAGAACCTGCCGAAGGGTTTTTCATTGGCTGGTGCCAATGTGGTGTATGAGGGCTTTATCGAAGCACCACAGACCAACAGCTATCAGTTTATCCTCTACTATGCAGGCTATATCAAGGTGTATATCGATGGTAAGGAAGTGGTGCCTGAGCGCTGGCGTACGGCCTGGAATCCCAACGCCTATAAGTTTGAGGCGCAGCTGACGTCGAGAATGAAGACTCACTTGCGCATAGAATGGCAGCCTGATGGTGGCGAGAGTTACTGTGGACTGCGTGTGGCAGAGCCTCGCTCATTGGCAGAGCGCAACGCACTGACTATCTGGTGTGAGATGGCCAAGGATATGGATTATTATTTCATTGCTGGCCAGAACCTGGATGAGGTGATCAGTGGCTATCGCACGCTGACGGGTAAGGCGTCGCTCTATCCGAAGTGGGCGTTGGGCTTCTGGCAGAGTCGTGAGCGCTATAAGACGCAGGACGAACTGGTGTCGACACTGGCAGAGTTTCGCAAGCGTCAGATTCCTATCGATAATATTGTGCAGGATTGGAACTACTGGCCTGAGGATCAGTGGGGAAGTCATGAGTTTGAGGCGTCTCGCTATCCCCATCCGCAGCAGATGCTCGACAGTGTTCACCAGATGCATGGTCGCTTTATGATAAGCGTTTGGCCTAAGTTCTATGTGAACACTGATAACTATAAGGAACTGGATGCCAAGGGATGGATGTATAACCAGAGTCCCACGGATGATATTCACGACTGGGTGGGACGTGGCTATAAGAATGGCTTTTATGATGCCTACGACCCAGAGGCGCGTAAGGTGTTCTGGCGCCAGATGGATGAGAAACTCTATACGGGTTTGAGTAAGAAACAGTCTCTCACCTCTATGGTTGACGCCTGGTGGATGGATGCCTCTGAGCCGAATGTCAGAGACTGTACGCCAATGTGGTATCGCAAGGCTCTTTGTGGTCCTACGGCTCTTGGCACATCAACGGAATACTTTAACGCTTATTCCCTGGTGAATGCGGATGCTATCTATCAGGGCCAGCGCAGTGTGTGGAAAGGAAGGAGTGATGAGCCGCGTGTGTTTCTGCTGACTCGCAGTGGCTTTGCTGGTTTGCAGCGCTACTCTACGGCTACATGGAGTGGGGACATTGGCACGCGTTGGGAGGATATGAGGGCGCAGATGACTGCAGGACTGAACTACTCGTTGTCGGGCGTTCCTTTCTGGGGAATGGACCAGGGTGGCTTCTGCGTGGAGAACCGCTACGTGAGGGCTCAGCAGTTGTTCGATCGTACAGGACAGGAGAACGAGGACCTGAAGGAATGGCGTGAGTTGCAGACGCGTTGGAATCAGTTTGGTGCATTCATCCCTCTCTTCCGCAGTCATGGTCAATGGCCCTTGCGCGAGATATGGAACATTGCGCCTGATAATCATCCTGCCTATCAGTCGTTTGTCTATTACGACCGCCTGCGCTATCAACTGATGCCTTATGTCTATTCGCTGGCCGGTTGGGCCCACTTCAAGGACTATACCCTGATGCGTGCTTTGGTGATGGACTTCCAAACAGACCAGAACGTGGAGAGTATTGGTAATCAATGGATGTTCGGACCTGCATTGATGGCCTGTCCTGTGGGTTACTACAAAGCTCGCAATCGTTCAGTGTATTTCCCTCGACAGTGTGGCTGGTATAACTTGTATACTGGAGAGAAGGTGATAGATGCTGATCCTATAGCATCCGCTAGCAATGAGGGTCGTCAACTTGTGGTTGATGCACCTTATGAGCGTATTCCTGTCTTTGTGCGCGAAGGAGCCATCATTCCTTTTGGACCTGCTATGCAGTGGAGTGACGAGAAGCCTGCTGAACTCATTCACTTATATGTTTATGCTGGACAGGATGGCGAGTTCCAACTCTATGAGGATGAGGGAACGAACTATAACTATGAGAAAGGAAAATATGCCACCATCGATATACGGTATGATGACAGTAGGAAGACACTATCCTTTGGGCAGCGAAAAGGCTCGTTTAAAGGTATGCTGAAGGACCGCCGATTCAATATCGTTTATATTGATAAGGATCATGCACGTGAACTGAATCTGGATAATCCTGTGGGACAGATGGTGAAATATAGTGGCAAGGAAATGATTGTGAGTATTCAATAA
- a CDS encoding protein O-mannosyl-transferase family — protein sequence MKQFRLVDNIFGWLTFFIAAFVYCSTIEPTASFWDCPEFITTGYKLEIGHPPGAPFFMLTANLFSQFTSDPTQVARMVNTMSALLSATCILFLFWSITHLVRRLLIDKWEELSTWKLVTIEASGLVGALIYTFSDTFWFSAVEGEVYAYSSAFTAVVFWLILKWEDHADEPHSDRWLVLIMYMTGLSIGVHLLNLLCLPAIVLVYYYKRFPNANIKGSMVALLISFLLLAAVLYGVVPGIITVGGWFELFFVNTLGMSFNMGEYIYLVLLVGLVIWAIYETQMAKDTKKSWVRQNVAFLLSIGMLGIPFYGFGWSAFFIGVFVLGLIAVILFAPGMKKQIISPRLKNTTLLCMLMLMIGYSTYAVIVIRSSANPPMDQNSPEDIFTLGNYLSRDQYGYRPLAYGQSFSSEYKIDQDGHVQMDEGQPVYQRKEKKDANEPDTYFIVSTKDKPKYAQNMLFPRMYSNNPRHIAQYKSWVGGFKGTQEPSNYRQGNYVTVPTQWENLKFFFAYQCNWMYWRYFLWNFAGRQNDIQGHGELEHGNWLSGIPFIDNARLGNQSLLPDDLKNNKGHNVFYCLPLLLGILGIFWQAMMTGQKGIKQFWVVFFLFFMTGLAIVVYLNQTPEQPRERDYAYAGSFYAYAIWCGMGVAAIISMINNIMKKNMLVPAILVSIVTLLVPIQMASQTWDDHDRSGRYTCRDFGQNYLMSMQEEGNPIIFTNGDNDTFPLWYNQDTEGVRTDARVCNLSYLQTDWYIDQMIRPAYDSPALPISWSRLEYCSGTNEYIRVDNKIRKAIDILQKEFPQETAQLFGDDPYELKNILKYWVRNQRDSELKRRQAEAIMYAQMKMPEIANDPYYQLDQSLNVIPTDTLYMTIDKEAVKKSGMLIQGDSIPDRMVISLEGLGGVDKSKLMMLEMLANANWTRPIYVAYTVGQENYMNLGDNFVQEGLANRITPFTTNINEKPLPGMTNFDTDKTYTNVMKRFKFGGISEPGVYVDETVMRMCYTHRRLFVKLAMNLAAKGDNKRAAEVLDRAEKEFPDCNVPHDYQSFSIEMAQTYAAIGNKAKAKELTEKLWKKSDQYMTYYLSLNKDKFQTVERDCQLHMFYIMQNLISVADSIDSKLANTYSSRLYALLEQYTSKGGHLPQR from the coding sequence ATGAAACAATTCCGCCTCGTGGACAATATCTTCGGATGGCTTACTTTCTTTATCGCAGCCTTCGTATATTGTTCAACCATCGAGCCGACAGCCTCCTTCTGGGACTGCCCTGAGTTTATTACCACTGGCTACAAACTTGAAATCGGCCACCCACCTGGTGCACCGTTCTTCATGCTGACAGCAAACCTCTTCTCACAGTTTACAAGTGATCCCACCCAAGTGGCGCGCATGGTAAACACGATGAGTGCGTTGCTCTCGGCAACATGTATACTTTTCCTTTTCTGGAGTATCACGCACCTTGTACGCCGTCTGCTCATCGACAAATGGGAGGAGTTGTCTACATGGAAACTCGTCACCATCGAAGCATCCGGTCTTGTTGGCGCGCTCATCTACACCTTCAGCGACACCTTCTGGTTCTCGGCTGTTGAAGGTGAGGTATATGCATACAGTTCAGCCTTTACCGCCGTGGTATTCTGGCTTATACTGAAATGGGAAGATCACGCAGACGAGCCTCACTCTGACCGCTGGTTGGTGCTCATCATGTATATGACAGGCCTTTCTATTGGCGTTCACCTGCTGAACTTGCTTTGTCTGCCCGCCATTGTGTTGGTATACTACTATAAGCGTTTCCCCAATGCCAACATCAAAGGAAGCATGGTGGCACTGCTCATCTCATTCCTTTTGCTGGCAGCCGTTCTCTATGGTGTGGTGCCAGGTATCATAACTGTAGGCGGATGGTTTGAGTTATTCTTTGTCAACACATTGGGCATGTCGTTCAACATGGGTGAGTATATCTATCTCGTTCTACTCGTTGGACTGGTTATCTGGGCCATCTATGAAACACAAATGGCCAAGGACACCAAGAAAAGCTGGGTGCGCCAGAACGTTGCATTCCTGCTGTCTATTGGCATGTTGGGAATACCCTTCTACGGTTTTGGTTGGAGCGCGTTCTTTATTGGAGTCTTCGTATTAGGTCTCATCGCAGTTATACTGTTTGCGCCTGGCATGAAGAAGCAGATCATCTCTCCACGTCTAAAAAACACCACTCTGTTGTGTATGCTCATGTTGATGATTGGCTATTCAACTTATGCTGTCATCGTTATCCGTTCATCGGCTAACCCTCCTATGGACCAGAACTCTCCAGAGGATATCTTTACCTTGGGTAACTATCTGAGCCGTGACCAATATGGTTATCGTCCGTTGGCTTATGGCCAATCGTTCAGTTCTGAGTACAAGATTGACCAGGACGGCCATGTACAGATGGACGAAGGTCAGCCCGTTTATCAGCGCAAGGAAAAGAAAGACGCCAACGAGCCCGACACATACTTTATCGTTAGTACAAAGGACAAGCCTAAGTATGCCCAGAACATGCTGTTCCCACGCATGTACAGCAACAACCCCCGCCACATTGCCCAATACAAGAGTTGGGTCGGTGGTTTCAAGGGCACTCAGGAGCCTTCAAACTATCGTCAAGGCAACTATGTTACCGTTCCCACACAATGGGAGAATCTGAAATTCTTCTTTGCGTACCAATGCAACTGGATGTACTGGCGTTACTTCCTATGGAACTTTGCCGGTCGTCAGAATGATATCCAGGGCCATGGCGAACTGGAGCACGGCAACTGGCTGTCAGGTATTCCTTTCATCGACAATGCCCGACTTGGTAATCAGTCGTTACTACCTGATGACTTAAAGAACAACAAAGGACACAATGTATTCTACTGTCTGCCATTGCTGCTGGGTATTCTTGGAATCTTCTGGCAGGCCATGATGACAGGTCAAAAGGGTATCAAACAATTCTGGGTGGTATTCTTCCTGTTCTTCATGACAGGTTTAGCCATTGTTGTCTATCTGAACCAGACACCAGAACAGCCACGCGAACGTGACTACGCCTATGCAGGTTCATTCTATGCCTACGCAATATGGTGTGGCATGGGCGTTGCAGCTATCATCAGCATGATTAACAACATCATGAAGAAGAACATGCTGGTGCCTGCCATCCTCGTCTCGATTGTCACCCTACTGGTACCTATCCAGATGGCCTCACAGACATGGGACGACCACGACCGCTCTGGTCGCTACACCTGCCGCGACTTTGGCCAGAACTATCTGATGTCAATGCAGGAAGAAGGCAATCCAATTATCTTCACCAATGGTGATAACGACACATTCCCTCTTTGGTACAATCAAGACACGGAAGGTGTACGTACCGATGCCCGCGTATGTAATCTCTCGTACCTGCAGACCGATTGGTATATAGACCAGATGATTCGTCCTGCCTACGACTCACCTGCACTTCCTATCTCATGGAGTCGCTTAGAGTACTGCTCTGGCACCAATGAATATATCCGTGTGGACAATAAGATTCGTAAGGCCATTGACATTCTTCAGAAAGAGTTCCCACAGGAAACAGCACAACTCTTCGGCGATGATCCTTATGAACTCAAGAACATCCTGAAGTATTGGGTTCGCAACCAGCGAGACAGCGAGTTAAAGCGTCGCCAGGCAGAAGCCATCATGTATGCTCAGATGAAGATGCCTGAGATTGCCAACGACCCGTACTATCAGCTGGATCAGTCGCTCAATGTCATTCCTACCGACACTCTGTATATGACCATCGACAAGGAGGCTGTCAAGAAGAGCGGCATGCTCATCCAGGGCGACTCTATCCCTGACCGCATGGTCATCTCACTGGAAGGACTCGGTGGAGTTGACAAGAGTAAGCTCATGATGCTTGAGATGCTGGCAAATGCCAACTGGACCCGTCCTATCTACGTAGCATATACCGTAGGTCAGGAGAACTACATGAATCTGGGCGACAACTTCGTTCAGGAGGGTTTGGCCAACCGTATCACGCCATTCACAACCAACATCAACGAGAAGCCGCTTCCAGGTATGACAAACTTCGACACGGACAAGACTTACACCAACGTGATGAAGCGATTCAAGTTTGGAGGCATCAGCGAGCCTGGCGTCTATGTTGACGAAACTGTTATGCGCATGTGCTACACCCACCGCAGACTGTTTGTAAAGTTAGCTATGAATCTGGCTGCCAAGGGCGACAACAAGCGTGCCGCAGAAGTATTGGACCGTGCCGAGAAGGAGTTCCCCGACTGTAATGTTCCCCATGACTATCAGTCCTTCTCTATTGAGATGGCTCAGACATATGCTGCCATAGGCAACAAGGCTAAGGCCAAGGAACTCACAGAGAAGCTTTGGAAGAAGTCGGACCAGTACATGACATACTATCTGTCACTCAACAAGGATAAGTTCCAGACTGTAGAACGCGACTGTCAGTTGCACATGTTCTATATCATGCAGAACCTGATTAGTGTTGCAGACAGCATCGATAGTAAATTGGCAAATACATACTCAAGCAGACTATATGCGCTCCTTGAGCAGTACACATCAAAGGGCGGTCATCTGCCTCAACGCTAA
- the mnmA gene encoding tRNA 2-thiouridine(34) synthase MnmA, which translates to MNMSDLENKRIAVLLSGGVDSSVVVYEFARMGLHPDCFYIKIGPEEEEEWDCSSEEDLEMATAVAHKYGCRLEVIDCHHEYWDQVTKYTMDKVRAGLTPNPDVMCNRLIKFGAFHEKRGHDYDLIATGHYAQTEIIDGKKWLTTSPDPVKDQTDFLAQIYGWQLQKAIFPIGHYVKDEVRQIAEREHLVNAKRKDSQGICFLGKIDYTEYVKRYVGEQQGDVIELETGKLIGRHNGHWFYTIGQRKGLGFGGGPWFIVKKDVEKNILYVAHGYDPSTVYKQNFAIHDFHSINGEMPEVDITFKIRHTPEYHRARFIPLGDGRYEIQSEEKIHGVAPGQFCVIYDNRHHRCYGSGEITI; encoded by the coding sequence ATGAATATGTCTGATTTGGAAAACAAGCGTATTGCTGTACTGCTTTCGGGTGGTGTGGATAGTAGTGTGGTGGTCTATGAGTTTGCACGTATGGGCCTCCATCCTGATTGCTTCTACATTAAAATCGGTCCAGAGGAAGAAGAGGAATGGGACTGCAGTAGTGAGGAGGACTTAGAGATGGCTACAGCGGTGGCTCATAAATATGGCTGTCGCTTGGAGGTAATCGACTGTCATCATGAGTACTGGGACCAGGTGACGAAATATACGATGGACAAAGTTCGCGCTGGTCTGACACCAAACCCTGATGTGATGTGTAACCGTCTGATAAAGTTCGGCGCTTTTCATGAGAAACGCGGACATGACTATGATCTTATAGCTACAGGACACTATGCTCAGACGGAGATCATTGATGGAAAGAAGTGGCTGACAACGAGTCCTGACCCAGTAAAGGATCAGACGGACTTCCTGGCACAAATCTATGGCTGGCAGTTGCAGAAAGCGATTTTCCCCATTGGACATTATGTGAAGGATGAGGTGCGCCAGATTGCTGAGCGTGAACACTTGGTCAACGCCAAACGAAAAGACTCGCAGGGTATTTGCTTTCTGGGGAAGATTGACTATACAGAGTATGTGAAAAGATACGTTGGAGAGCAACAGGGCGATGTTATTGAACTGGAGACGGGCAAACTGATAGGTCGTCATAATGGTCATTGGTTCTATACTATCGGTCAGCGTAAAGGCTTGGGCTTTGGTGGTGGTCCTTGGTTCATCGTGAAGAAGGACGTGGAGAAGAATATCCTCTATGTGGCTCATGGTTATGATCCGTCAACGGTCTATAAGCAGAATTTTGCTATTCATGATTTCCATAGCATCAATGGCGAGATGCCTGAGGTGGATATTACTTTCAAGATTCGACATACACCAGAATATCATCGCGCCAGATTTATACCGTTAGGCGATGGACGCTATGAGATACAGTCTGAGGAAAAGATTCATGGTGTGGCTCCTGGTCAGTTCTGTGTTATATACGACAATCGCCACCACCGTTGTTACGGCAGTGGCGAGATCACTATCTAA
- a CDS encoding polysaccharide deacetylase family protein, with product MFIEQPAVYLRWLYPKALWRMDRHERAVYLTFDDGPIPEATPFILEVLRTEGIKATFFVVGDNVRKYPELFQQILDEGHCVGNHTHNHIGGLRHTIKEYSYNVEKANAYIHSKLMRPPHGWMRLSQYAWLSRKFKVVMWDVVTRDYSKWLTAEDVVDNVKRYARNGSIITFHDSLKSIDKLRTALPQSIKWLKEQGYAFKTFNI from the coding sequence ATGTTTATAGAGCAACCCGCCGTCTATCTCAGGTGGCTATACCCTAAAGCCCTATGGCGAATGGATCGTCACGAACGTGCAGTATACCTGACGTTCGATGACGGTCCCATTCCCGAGGCCACCCCATTCATTCTCGAAGTATTGAGAACAGAGGGCATCAAGGCAACATTTTTCGTCGTAGGTGATAACGTACGAAAATATCCTGAACTATTCCAGCAGATACTTGATGAAGGGCATTGTGTTGGTAACCACACCCACAATCACATTGGCGGATTGCGTCATACCATCAAGGAATACAGCTACAACGTAGAAAAGGCCAACGCCTATATTCACAGTAAGCTGATGCGTCCGCCCCACGGATGGATGCGCCTCAGTCAGTATGCATGGCTTAGCAGAAAGTTCAAGGTTGTCATGTGGGATGTTGTCACACGTGATTACTCCAAATGGCTCACCGCTGAAGATGTGGTAGACAACGTTAAACGTTACGCTCGCAACGGCTCTATCATCACCTTCCACGACTCACTGAAGTCGATAGATAAGTTACGCACAGCCTTGCCCCAGAGCATCAAGTGGCTCAAAGAGCAAGGCTATGCGTTCAAGACATTTAATATATAA